Proteins found in one Longimicrobiaceae bacterium genomic segment:
- the acs gene encoding acetate--CoA ligase, which translates to MPTPEIALDTLLQEDRSFPPPPAFARAAHVHDREPYERAEADPEAYWAQWAEELHWFRRWDRVLEWDPPCARWFGGGTLNASYNCLDRHLDGPRRTKTALIWEGEPGDLRTFTYEELHAEVSRAANALKKLGVKRGDRVAIYLPMIPEAAIAMLACARIGAAHSVVFGGFSAESLRDRIRDAEAKVLITADGGYRRGGVVALKRGADEAVEKEGGCPTIEHVLVVRRHGADGETLGDAKMAEGRDVWWHDAVDGEGEHCPAEEMDAEDLLYILYTSGTTGKPKGIMHTTGGYMTQVYATTKWVFDLKDDDVYWCTADVGWVTGHSYLVYGPLANGATAVMYEGAPDAPDRGRMWKIIEDHKVTIFYTAPTAIRAFMKWGTDWPAKHDLSSLRLLGTVGEPINPEAWIWYHEQIGGGRCPIVDTWWQTETGAIMMTPLPGVTETVPGSATTPFPGISADILTLDGRSVPVGGGFLAIRRPWPSMLRGIWGDPERFRDTYWSKWQGMTVGEGDDAQPGESVYFPGDGAKRDERGYFWVIGRIDDVLNVAGHRIGTMEVESALVDHPAVAEAAVVGKAHELKGQGIAAFVTLKEGREPTPELKKEISDHVVRKIGAIARPDDILFAGDLPKTRSGKIMRRLLKDIAEGRALGDTTTLADPNVVASLKTDYEAREG; encoded by the coding sequence ATGCCCACGCCCGAAATCGCTCTGGACACCCTGCTTCAGGAAGACCGGAGCTTTCCCCCGCCGCCCGCGTTCGCCCGCGCCGCGCACGTGCACGACCGCGAGCCGTACGAGCGCGCCGAGGCCGACCCCGAGGCGTACTGGGCGCAGTGGGCCGAGGAACTGCACTGGTTCCGCCGCTGGGACCGCGTGCTGGAGTGGGATCCACCCTGCGCGCGGTGGTTCGGCGGCGGCACCCTGAACGCCTCGTACAACTGCCTGGACCGGCACCTGGACGGCCCCCGCCGCACCAAGACGGCGCTGATCTGGGAGGGCGAGCCGGGCGACCTGCGCACCTTCACGTACGAGGAGCTGCACGCCGAGGTCTCGCGCGCGGCGAACGCGCTGAAGAAGCTGGGGGTGAAGCGTGGCGACCGCGTGGCCATCTACCTGCCCATGATCCCCGAGGCGGCCATCGCCATGCTGGCCTGCGCCCGCATCGGGGCGGCGCACTCGGTGGTCTTCGGCGGCTTCTCGGCCGAGTCGCTGCGCGACCGCATCCGCGACGCCGAGGCGAAGGTGCTCATCACGGCCGACGGGGGATACCGCCGCGGCGGCGTGGTGGCCCTGAAGCGCGGTGCCGACGAGGCGGTGGAGAAGGAGGGCGGCTGCCCCACCATCGAGCACGTGCTGGTGGTCCGCCGCCACGGCGCGGACGGCGAGACGCTGGGCGACGCGAAGATGGCCGAGGGCCGCGACGTCTGGTGGCACGACGCGGTGGACGGCGAGGGCGAGCACTGCCCCGCGGAGGAGATGGACGCGGAGGACCTGCTGTACATCCTCTACACCTCCGGCACCACGGGCAAGCCCAAGGGCATCATGCACACCACCGGCGGCTACATGACGCAGGTGTACGCGACGACCAAGTGGGTGTTCGACCTCAAGGACGACGACGTGTACTGGTGCACGGCCGACGTGGGCTGGGTCACCGGCCACTCGTACCTGGTCTACGGCCCGCTCGCGAACGGCGCCACCGCGGTCATGTACGAGGGCGCCCCCGACGCGCCGGACCGCGGCCGCATGTGGAAGATCATCGAGGACCACAAGGTCACCATCTTCTACACGGCGCCCACGGCCATCCGCGCCTTCATGAAGTGGGGCACCGACTGGCCGGCGAAGCACGACCTGTCGTCGCTGCGGCTGCTGGGCACGGTGGGCGAGCCCATCAACCCCGAGGCGTGGATCTGGTACCACGAGCAGATCGGCGGCGGGCGCTGCCCCATCGTGGACACGTGGTGGCAGACGGAGACGGGTGCGATCATGATGACGCCGCTCCCCGGCGTGACCGAGACGGTTCCGGGGTCCGCGACCACGCCCTTCCCCGGCATCAGCGCCGACATCCTCACGCTGGACGGGCGCTCCGTGCCGGTGGGCGGCGGCTTCCTGGCCATCCGGCGCCCGTGGCCGTCCATGCTGCGCGGCATCTGGGGCGACCCGGAGCGCTTCCGCGACACCTACTGGTCCAAGTGGCAGGGGATGACCGTGGGCGAGGGCGACGATGCGCAGCCGGGGGAGAGCGTCTACTTCCCCGGCGACGGCGCCAAGCGCGACGAGCGCGGCTACTTCTGGGTGATCGGGCGCATCGACGACGTGCTGAACGTGGCCGGCCACCGCATCGGGACGATGGAGGTGGAATCTGCCCTCGTCGACCACCCCGCCGTCGCGGAGGCGGCGGTGGTGGGCAAGGCGCACGAGCTGAAGGGCCAGGGCATCGCCGCCTTCGTGACGCTCAAGGAGGGCCGCGAGCCCACGCCGGAGCTGAAGAAGGAGATCTCGGACCACGTGGTGCGGAAGATCGGCGCAATCGCGCGTCCCGACGACATCCTGTTCGCCGGCGACCTGCCCAAGACACGATCCGGCAAGATCATGCGCCGCCTCCTCAAGGACATCGCCGAAGGCCGCGCCCTGGGCGACACCACCACCCTCGCCGACCCCAACGTCGTCGCCAGCCTCAAGACGGACTACGAGGCGCGGGAGGGGTAA